In a genomic window of Apteryx mantelli isolate bAptMan1 chromosome 2, bAptMan1.hap1, whole genome shotgun sequence:
- the MPPE1 gene encoding metallophosphoesterase 1 → MLQSSSSAVRTLPLKKRICFLMKLIFFVSSVLIFCEFLIYYVVIFQCHWPEVKAGAHMGNKEISTSVLKAIILADTHLLGEIKGHWLDKLRREWQMERSFQTALWLLRPDIVFILGDVFDEGKWSSPQAWADDVRRFRKMFRHPVPTELVVIVGNHDIGFHYEMTTYKVKRFEKVFNFTSGKLITRKGINFVIVNSIAMESDGCAICRTSEAELVALSHKLNCSQQKPNHSNKRCSDVEKLPASEPILLQHYPLYRKSDAECSGEDAAPPEEKNIPFKEKYDVLSQEASQKLIWWFHPRLILSGHTHSACEVLHAGKIPEISVPSFSWRNRNNPNFIMGSITPTDFSLRKCFLPYESRVFTIYCAAGALLVILILAHFQLLTPPFYFAQRLISKHKAV, encoded by the exons ATGCTTCAATCTAGCTCAAGCGCTGTGAGAACTCTTCCTTTGAAGAAAAGGATCTGTTTCCTGATGAAACTTATTTTCTTCGTAAGCTCAGTGTTAATATTTTgtgaatttttaatttattatgtGGTGATTTTTCAATGTCACTGGCCAGAAGTGAAAGCTGGAGCTCACATGGGTAACAAAGAGATTTCTACTTCGGTCCTGAAGGCCATAATTTTAGCTGATACTCACCTGCTTGGTGAAATCAAAGGACATTGGCTGGATAAACTAAGAAG GGAATGGCAAATGGAGAGATCTTTCCAAACTGCTTTGTGGTTACTGCGGCCAGATATTGTTTTTATTCTGGGAGATGTCTTTGATGAAGGAAAATGGAGCTCACCTCAG gcatgggcagaTGATGTCAGGAGATTTCGGAAAATGTTTAGACATCCAGTTCCTACTGAGCTAGTGGTTATCGTTGGAAATCATGACATTGGATTTCATTATGA AATGACCACTTACAAGGTAAAGAGATTTGAAAAGGTTTTCAATTTTACTTCAGGAAAGCTAATAACTCGAAAAGGAATAAA CTTTGTCATAGTGAACAGCATAGCCATGGAGAGTGACGGCTGTGCTATCTGCCGTACTTCAGAGGCAGAGCTTGTGGCTCTTTCTCACAAACTGAATTGCTCCCAGCAG AAACCGAATCATTCCAACAAAAGGTGCAGTGATGTGGAAAAGCTTCCAGCTTCTGAACCAATCCTTTTACAG CATTACCCTCTCTATCGGAAAAGTGATGCTGAATGCAGTGGAGAAGATGCTGCCCCTCCAGAGGAGAAGAACATCCCATTTAAAGAAAAGTATGATGTACTATCTCAAGAGGCATCACAAAAG CTGATATGGTGGTTTCATCCCCGTTTGATTCTCAGTGGACATACGCATAGTGCTTGTGAAGTGCTGCATGCAGGGAAAATTCCAGAAATCAGTGTCCCATCATTCAGCTGGAGGAATAGAAACAATCCTAATTTCATCATg gGTAGCATAACACCAACTGACTTCTCCCTCCGAAAATGCTTCCTTCCGTACGAGAGCAGAGTCTTTACTATATACTGTGCAGCAGGTGCTCTGCTTGTAATCCTGATACTAGCTCATTTTCAGCTTCTCACTCCACCGTTTTATTTTGCTCAGCGTTTAATCAGTAAGCATAAAGCAGTATGA